From Rhineura floridana isolate rRhiFlo1 chromosome 5, rRhiFlo1.hap2, whole genome shotgun sequence, a single genomic window includes:
- the PRSS23 gene encoding serine protease 23 isoform X2, producing the protein MKRSAFTMVSLPVLLLLLWTVKGVISASSHWKPTWPAYKLPVVVPQSTIHLDKPQFDAEAKLEVVSPCGPSCHKRSPLPTYEEVKDYLSYETLYSNGSRTETEVGIYIVASGSSGAQSRSRTKRQIYGYDTRFSIFGKDFLLNYPFSTSVKLSTGCTGTLVSKKNVLTAAHCIHDGKSYVKGAKKLRVGFLRPKLKDGSKGVNISSSNEPGKMKFQWIRVKRTHVPKGWIKGNANDIGMDYDYALLELKKPHKRKFMKIGVSPAARQLPGGRIHFSGYDNDRPGNLVYRFCDVKDETYDLLYQQCDAQPGASGSGVYVRMWKRQNHKWERKIIGIFSGHQWVDTNGSPQDFNVAVRITPLKYAQICYWITGNYQHCREG; encoded by the coding sequence GTCGGCCTTCACCATGGTCAGTCTGCCCGTTCTTCTCTTGCTCCTGTGGACTGTAAAAGGTGTTATCTCTGCCAGCTCTCACTGGAAGCCAACCTGGCCAGCTTACAAGCTCCCAGTTGTAGTGCCACAATCAACCATTCATTTGGACAAGCCCCAGTTTGATGCTGAAGCCAAACTGGAAGTGGTATCGCCTTGTGGGCCATCTTGCCACAAGCGTTCCCCTCTCCCGACGTACGAAGAAGTGAAAGACTACTTGTCTTATGAGACTTTGTACTCTAACGGTTCCCGAACCGAGACAGAAGTCGGCATCTATATTGTTGCCAGCGGAAGCTCAGGGGCACAGAGCAGATCTCGGACAAAGAGGCAAATCTATGGATACGACACGAGATTTAGTATTTTTGGCAAGGATTTCTTGCTGAACTACCCCTTCTCCACTTCCGTGAAGTTGTCCACCGGCTGCACCGGAACGTTGGTGTCCAAGAAGAACGTCCTCACGGCAGCTCACTGTATACATGATGGCAAAAGTTATGTCAAGGGAGCCAAGAAACTACGTGTCGGGTTCCTTAGGCCGAAGCTAAAAGATGGCAGCAAGGGAGTAAATATCAGCAGCTCCAACGAGCCGGGAAAAATGAAATTCCAGTGGATCCGAGTTAAACGGACTCACGTCCCCAAAGGATGGATAAAAGGGAACGCTAATGATATTGGCATGGATTATGACTATGCCCTCTTGGAGCTCAAGAAACCTCACAAACGAAAGTTCATGAAAATTGGCGTGAGCCCAGCTGCAAGGCAGCTGCCTGGAGGGAGGATTCATTTCTCAGGCTACGACAACGATCGGCCCGGAAACTTGGTTTACCGCTTCTGCGACGTCAAAGACGAAACGTACGACCTCTTGTATCAGCAGTGCGATGCCCAGCCAGGGGCCAGCGGCTCTGGAGTTTATGTCCGGATGTGGAAGAGGCAGAACCACAAATGGGAACGTAAAATTATTGGGATATTTTCTGGACACCAGTGGGTAGACACGAACGGCTCCCCCCAGGATTTCAACGTGGCTGTTCGCATCACCCCCCTCAAATATGCACAGATTTGTTACTGGATCACAGGCAACTATCAACACTGTAGGGAAGGGTAA
- the PRSS23 gene encoding serine protease 23 isoform X1, whose product MKRFPLLPFHRSAFTMVSLPVLLLLLWTVKGVISASSHWKPTWPAYKLPVVVPQSTIHLDKPQFDAEAKLEVVSPCGPSCHKRSPLPTYEEVKDYLSYETLYSNGSRTETEVGIYIVASGSSGAQSRSRTKRQIYGYDTRFSIFGKDFLLNYPFSTSVKLSTGCTGTLVSKKNVLTAAHCIHDGKSYVKGAKKLRVGFLRPKLKDGSKGVNISSSNEPGKMKFQWIRVKRTHVPKGWIKGNANDIGMDYDYALLELKKPHKRKFMKIGVSPAARQLPGGRIHFSGYDNDRPGNLVYRFCDVKDETYDLLYQQCDAQPGASGSGVYVRMWKRQNHKWERKIIGIFSGHQWVDTNGSPQDFNVAVRITPLKYAQICYWITGNYQHCREG is encoded by the coding sequence ATTTCCCCTCCTACCTTTTCACAGGTCGGCCTTCACCATGGTCAGTCTGCCCGTTCTTCTCTTGCTCCTGTGGACTGTAAAAGGTGTTATCTCTGCCAGCTCTCACTGGAAGCCAACCTGGCCAGCTTACAAGCTCCCAGTTGTAGTGCCACAATCAACCATTCATTTGGACAAGCCCCAGTTTGATGCTGAAGCCAAACTGGAAGTGGTATCGCCTTGTGGGCCATCTTGCCACAAGCGTTCCCCTCTCCCGACGTACGAAGAAGTGAAAGACTACTTGTCTTATGAGACTTTGTACTCTAACGGTTCCCGAACCGAGACAGAAGTCGGCATCTATATTGTTGCCAGCGGAAGCTCAGGGGCACAGAGCAGATCTCGGACAAAGAGGCAAATCTATGGATACGACACGAGATTTAGTATTTTTGGCAAGGATTTCTTGCTGAACTACCCCTTCTCCACTTCCGTGAAGTTGTCCACCGGCTGCACCGGAACGTTGGTGTCCAAGAAGAACGTCCTCACGGCAGCTCACTGTATACATGATGGCAAAAGTTATGTCAAGGGAGCCAAGAAACTACGTGTCGGGTTCCTTAGGCCGAAGCTAAAAGATGGCAGCAAGGGAGTAAATATCAGCAGCTCCAACGAGCCGGGAAAAATGAAATTCCAGTGGATCCGAGTTAAACGGACTCACGTCCCCAAAGGATGGATAAAAGGGAACGCTAATGATATTGGCATGGATTATGACTATGCCCTCTTGGAGCTCAAGAAACCTCACAAACGAAAGTTCATGAAAATTGGCGTGAGCCCAGCTGCAAGGCAGCTGCCTGGAGGGAGGATTCATTTCTCAGGCTACGACAACGATCGGCCCGGAAACTTGGTTTACCGCTTCTGCGACGTCAAAGACGAAACGTACGACCTCTTGTATCAGCAGTGCGATGCCCAGCCAGGGGCCAGCGGCTCTGGAGTTTATGTCCGGATGTGGAAGAGGCAGAACCACAAATGGGAACGTAAAATTATTGGGATATTTTCTGGACACCAGTGGGTAGACACGAACGGCTCCCCCCAGGATTTCAACGTGGCTGTTCGCATCACCCCCCTCAAATATGCACAGATTTGTTACTGGATCACAGGCAACTATCAACACTGTAGGGAAGGGTAA